CTGCTTCATCAGTAGCATGCAATTCTCGAACGATTCATCGGCGGTGACGACGAGCGGGTCGGGCGTCATGACGTCTGAGACTTTCGCTTTCTTCGGGTCTTTGCCCTCCACCAGCACGCGCTTCATGATGTCGCGCTCGGAGAAGATGCCGACCAGCTTGCCGCGATTATCGAGCACGGGCACAGCGCCGATGTTGCGCTCGACCATGAAACGGGCAACGTCGAACACCGTCTGCTGACTGTCGACGGTGTAAGTCTCGCGGTCTTTCAATAACTGACGGATCGTGCTCATCTCGCACCTCCGTGCTGATTAGTCGTCGATATTGAATGTGTCGAGGATACGGTTGTCGCGATCGATCAGCAGCACGCGGCGCATGTAGACCACGCGTTGCAG
The DNA window shown above is from Acidobacteriota bacterium and carries:
- a CDS encoding CBS domain-containing protein: MSTIRQLLKDRETYTVDSQQTVFDVARFMVERNIGAVPVLDNRGKLVGIFSERDIMKRVLVEGKDPKKAKVSDVMTPDPLVVTADESFENCMLLMKQHGFRHLPIMDEHKLLGLVSLRDLLLHEVDEKDGEVRMMRAYMHSNPGET